The Kitasatospora sp. NBC_00374 genome has a segment encoding these proteins:
- the pgk gene encoding phosphoglycerate kinase, which produces MKTIEDLEVTGKRVFVRADLNVPLSDGRITDDGRIRAVAPTIAKLVQAGAKVVVASHLGRPDGEPKPQFSLAPVAVRLGEILGVSVSFAADTVGESAKATVAALADGEVTLLENLRFNAGETAKDDAERGAFADELASLADLYVGDGFGAVHRKHASVYDLPARLPSAVGDLIATEVAVLKRLTEEVERPYVVVLGGSKVSDKVGVIDNLLGKADRILIGGGMAYTFLAAQGHEVGKSLLQKDQIPVVLEYLERAKKNNVEFVVPVDVAVSADFPDTKTHAPVEDFEVVDADRIPADKEGLDIGPKTQELFAAKLADAKTVFWNGPVGVFEHPTFAEGTKAVAQALLDGSAFTVVGGGDSAAAVRILGFDENEFGHISTGGGASLEYLEGKTLPGLAALEG; this is translated from the coding sequence GTGAAGACCATCGAAGACCTTGAGGTCACCGGTAAGCGCGTGTTCGTCCGCGCCGACCTCAACGTGCCCCTGTCCGACGGCAGGATCACCGACGACGGCCGGATCCGTGCCGTCGCCCCGACCATCGCCAAGCTGGTGCAGGCCGGCGCGAAGGTGGTCGTCGCCTCCCACCTGGGCCGCCCCGACGGCGAGCCCAAGCCCCAGTTCTCCCTCGCGCCGGTGGCCGTCCGCCTCGGTGAGATCCTCGGCGTGTCGGTGAGCTTCGCCGCCGACACCGTGGGCGAGAGCGCGAAGGCCACCGTCGCCGCCCTGGCCGACGGCGAGGTCACGCTGCTCGAGAACCTGCGGTTCAACGCCGGCGAGACGGCGAAGGACGACGCCGAGCGCGGCGCCTTCGCCGACGAGCTGGCCTCGCTCGCCGACCTCTACGTCGGCGACGGCTTCGGTGCGGTGCACCGCAAGCACGCCTCGGTCTACGACCTGCCGGCCCGGCTGCCGAGCGCGGTCGGCGACCTGATCGCGACCGAGGTGGCGGTGCTCAAGCGCCTCACCGAGGAGGTCGAGCGCCCGTACGTCGTCGTGCTCGGCGGCTCCAAGGTCTCCGACAAGGTCGGCGTGATCGACAACCTGCTGGGCAAGGCCGACCGGATCCTGATCGGCGGCGGCATGGCCTACACCTTCCTCGCGGCCCAGGGGCACGAGGTCGGCAAGTCGCTGCTGCAGAAGGACCAGATCCCGGTCGTCCTGGAGTACCTGGAGCGGGCGAAGAAGAACAACGTCGAGTTCGTGGTCCCGGTCGACGTCGCGGTCTCCGCGGACTTCCCGGACACCAAGACGCACGCGCCGGTCGAGGACTTCGAGGTCGTCGACGCGGACAGGATCCCCGCGGACAAGGAGGGCCTGGACATCGGCCCGAAGACCCAGGAGCTGTTCGCCGCCAAGCTGGCCGACGCGAAGACCGTGTTCTGGAACGGCCCGGTCGGTGTCTTCGAGCACCCGACCTTCGCCGAGGGCACCAAGGCCGTCGCGCAGGCACTGCTCGACGGCTCCGCTTTCACCGTGGTCGGTGGCGGCGACTCCGCCGCGGCCGTCCGCATCCTGGGCTTCGACGAGAACGAGTTCGGGCACATCTCGACCGGCGGTGGCGCAAGCCTCGAGTACCTGGAGGGCAAGACCCTCCCCGGTCTTGCCGCACTGGAAGGCTGA
- a CDS encoding GntR family transcriptional regulator, with protein sequence MVVEVLGYRIDRRSGVATYLQIVQQTEHALRLGVLQPGDRLPTAKEVVAATAVNPNTVLKAYRELERRGLVAPRPGLGTFVLRSLAREEAGADSPLRAELADWAARARAAGLGRADAEALVVSVLDEEFTARPTGAAEAREGNE encoded by the coding sequence ATGGTGGTGGAAGTGCTCGGGTACCGGATCGACCGCCGAAGCGGTGTCGCCACCTATCTCCAGATCGTCCAGCAGACCGAGCACGCGTTGCGGCTCGGAGTCCTCCAGCCCGGGGACCGCCTGCCGACCGCGAAGGAGGTGGTGGCCGCCACGGCCGTCAACCCCAACACGGTCCTCAAGGCCTACCGCGAGCTGGAGCGGCGAGGCCTGGTCGCGCCCAGGCCCGGCCTCGGCACCTTCGTCCTGCGCTCGCTCGCCCGTGAGGAGGCCGGTGCGGACTCCCCGCTCCGCGCCGAGCTCGCGGACTGGGCCGCCAGGGCCAGGGCCGCCGGCCTGGGCCGGGCCGACGCCGAGGCGCTCGTCGTCTCGGTGCTCGACGAGGAGTTCACGGCCCGCCCCACCGGCGCGGCCGAAGCACGGGAGGGGAACGAATGA
- the secG gene encoding preprotein translocase subunit SecG, which produces MVLGFSIALIILSLLMILLVLLHKGKGGGLSDMFGGGAMSTGGGSAVAERNLDRITILVGLGWFVCIVVLGLVLKYKN; this is translated from the coding sequence GTGGTTCTCGGGTTCTCGATTGCCCTGATCATCCTGAGTCTGCTGATGATCCTCCTGGTGCTGCTGCACAAGGGGAAGGGCGGCGGCCTGTCCGACATGTTCGGCGGTGGCGCGATGTCGACCGGCGGCGGGTCCGCGGTGGCCGAGCGCAACCTCGACCGGATCACCATCCTGGTGGGCCTTGGCTGGTTCGTGTGCATCGTGGTGCTCGGCCTGGTGCTCAAGTACAAGAACTGA
- a CDS encoding ABC transporter ATP-binding protein, which translates to MNGLYPAGAAESGPTALEVAGLGKHYRRGWALKDCSFRLPAGRICALVGPNGAGKSTLMSIVSGLLTPTEGMAEVLGRPLGEAADRGRIGFVAQDKPLYPGFTVAETLRLGRELNPSWHQAKAEEVVAQGDIPLSARIGSLSGGQRTRVTLALALGRLPELLILDEPMSDLDPLARHQLMGVLMAEAAERGITVLMSSHVIAELEDSCDYLVLLSGGGVLLAGDIDEIVEGHQLLIGDDGSQPPNPAQVVEIRRTGRQITALVRPDGPAPDGWETGEPTLEEVLLAHLRTPGVPALLTAEARPADRTVAA; encoded by the coding sequence ATGAACGGGCTGTACCCCGCCGGGGCCGCCGAGAGCGGCCCCACGGCACTCGAGGTGGCCGGCCTCGGCAAGCACTACCGGCGCGGCTGGGCGCTGAAGGACTGCTCCTTCCGCCTCCCCGCCGGACGGATCTGCGCCCTGGTCGGGCCGAACGGCGCCGGCAAGAGCACCCTGATGTCGATCGTGTCGGGCCTGCTCACGCCCACCGAGGGCATGGCCGAGGTCCTCGGCCGACCCCTCGGTGAGGCGGCCGACCGGGGCCGGATCGGGTTCGTCGCCCAGGACAAGCCGCTGTACCCCGGTTTCACGGTGGCCGAGACCCTGCGCCTGGGCCGGGAGCTGAACCCCTCCTGGCACCAGGCCAAGGCCGAGGAGGTGGTGGCCCAGGGCGACATCCCGCTGTCCGCCCGGATCGGCTCGCTCTCCGGCGGCCAGCGCACCCGGGTCACGCTGGCGCTGGCCCTCGGCCGGCTGCCCGAGCTGCTGATCCTCGACGAGCCGATGTCCGACCTGGACCCGTTGGCCCGGCACCAGCTGATGGGTGTGCTGATGGCCGAGGCGGCCGAGCGCGGCATCACCGTGCTGATGTCCTCGCACGTCATCGCCGAGCTGGAGGACTCCTGCGACTACCTGGTCCTGCTCTCCGGCGGCGGAGTCCTGCTGGCCGGTGACATCGACGAGATCGTCGAGGGCCACCAGCTGCTGATCGGCGACGACGGCTCCCAGCCCCCGAACCCCGCCCAGGTGGTCGAGATACGTCGCACCGGCCGCCAGATCACCGCACTCGTCCGACCCGACGGCCCCGCCCCGGACGGCTGGGAGACCGGCGAACCCACCCTGGAGGAAGTCCTGCTGGCTCACCTGCGCACCCCCGGCGTCCCCGCCCTGCTCACCGCCGAGGCCCGGCCCGCCGATCGGACGGTGGCGGCATGA
- the whiA gene encoding DNA-binding protein WhiA: MAMTAAVKDEISRLPVTRACCRKAEVSAILRFAGGLHIVSGRIVIEAELDTGQAARRLRKDLLEIFGHSSDLVVMAPGGLRRGSRYVVRVVKDGELLARQTGLVDGRGRPIRGLPPAVVSGATCDAEAAWRGAFLAHGSLTEPGRSSSLEITCPGSEAALALVGAARRLGIPAKAREVRGVDRVVIRDGDAIGALLTRLGAHESVLAWEERRMRREVRATANRLANFDDANLRRSARAAVAAGARVQRALEILGEEVPEHLAAAGQLRMQHKQASLEELGALADPPLTKDAVAGRIRRLLAMADKRAAELGLPNTEANLTEEMALS; encoded by the coding sequence ATGGCGATGACGGCAGCGGTCAAGGATGAAATCAGCCGGCTCCCCGTCACCCGTGCCTGCTGCCGCAAGGCGGAGGTCTCGGCGATCCTGCGTTTCGCGGGCGGACTGCACATTGTGAGCGGTCGCATCGTGATCGAGGCGGAGCTGGACACCGGCCAGGCGGCGCGGCGGCTGCGCAAGGACCTGCTGGAGATCTTCGGGCACTCCTCGGATCTGGTGGTGATGGCCCCCGGCGGCCTTCGCCGCGGCAGCCGGTACGTGGTGCGGGTGGTGAAGGACGGCGAACTGCTGGCTCGGCAGACCGGGCTGGTGGACGGCAGGGGGAGGCCCATCCGGGGTCTGCCCCCGGCGGTGGTCTCCGGGGCGACCTGTGACGCGGAGGCGGCCTGGCGCGGCGCCTTCCTGGCGCACGGCTCGCTGACCGAACCCGGCAGGTCCTCCTCCCTGGAGATCACCTGCCCCGGTTCGGAGGCGGCGCTGGCCCTGGTCGGCGCGGCCCGCAGGCTGGGCATCCCGGCGAAGGCCCGCGAGGTGCGCGGGGTCGACCGGGTGGTGATCCGGGACGGCGACGCGATCGGCGCCCTGCTCACCCGGCTGGGCGCGCACGAGTCGGTGCTGGCCTGGGAGGAGCGCCGGATGCGGCGCGAGGTCCGGGCCACCGCGAACCGGCTGGCCAACTTCGACGACGCCAACCTGCGCCGCTCGGCCCGGGCGGCCGTCGCGGCCGGGGCCCGGGTGCAGCGGGCGCTGGAGATCCTCGGCGAGGAGGTGCCCGAGCACCTGGCGGCCGCCGGCCAGCTGCGGATGCAGCACAAGCAGGCCTCGCTGGAGGAGCTCGGCGCGCTCGCCGACCCGCCGCTCACCAAGGACGCGGTGGCCGGGCGGATCCGCCGCCTGCTGGCGATGGCCGACAAGCGGGCGGCCGAGCTGGGCCTGCCCAACACCGAGGCCAACCTGACCGAGGAGATGGCGCTCAGCTGA
- the yvcK gene encoding uridine diphosphate-N-acetylglucosamine-binding protein YvcK, with the protein MRQEHGVGVTGYSPARQLQHRPSERAQATGPAQSGQKPRPGAPRITALGGGQGLSASLSALRRLTNELTAVVTVADDGGSSGRLRTELGVLPPGDLRKALAALCGDDEWGRTWSEVIQQRFTGNGGLGGHAVGNLLIVALWEKLGDPVEALNWVGRLLNVQGRVLPMSAVPLDIEAQVRGHDPADPTAVTAVRGQANVAVTPGTVLSISLLPDGPPAVPEAVSAVLEADWVVLGPGSWFTSVLPHLLVPELAKALVETRARRLLTLNLAPQPGETEGFTPQRHLEVIADHAPDLAVDAILVDERAVTGGAFGQADLAGLEKAAERMGAALVLDRVAHGDGSPRHDPELLAAAYDRIFRTHGRIGPWR; encoded by the coding sequence ATGAGACAGGAACATGGGGTCGGTGTGACGGGATACTCGCCAGCGCGGCAGCTCCAGCACAGGCCTTCCGAGCGGGCCCAGGCGACCGGCCCCGCCCAGTCCGGCCAGAAGCCCCGCCCGGGTGCGCCCAGAATCACCGCGCTCGGCGGCGGGCAGGGCCTGTCCGCCTCGCTCTCCGCGCTGCGCCGGCTCACCAACGAGCTGACGGCCGTGGTCACGGTCGCGGACGACGGTGGCTCCAGCGGCCGGCTGCGCACCGAGCTGGGCGTGCTGCCGCCGGGCGACCTGCGCAAGGCGCTGGCCGCGCTGTGCGGGGACGACGAGTGGGGCCGGACCTGGTCCGAGGTGATCCAGCAGCGGTTCACCGGCAACGGCGGGCTGGGCGGCCACGCGGTCGGCAACCTGCTGATCGTCGCGCTGTGGGAGAAGCTCGGCGACCCGGTCGAGGCGCTCAACTGGGTCGGCCGGCTGCTCAACGTGCAGGGCCGGGTGCTGCCGATGTCGGCCGTCCCGCTGGACATCGAGGCCCAGGTGCGCGGCCACGACCCGGCCGACCCCACGGCGGTCACCGCCGTCCGCGGCCAGGCCAACGTGGCCGTCACCCCCGGCACCGTGCTCTCCATCAGCCTGCTGCCGGACGGCCCGCCGGCCGTCCCGGAGGCGGTCTCCGCGGTGCTGGAGGCGGACTGGGTGGTGCTCGGCCCCGGCTCCTGGTTCACCAGCGTGCTGCCGCACCTGCTGGTGCCCGAGCTCGCCAAGGCCCTCGTGGAGACCCGGGCCCGCCGCCTGCTCACGCTCAACCTGGCGCCGCAGCCGGGCGAGACCGAGGGCTTCACCCCGCAGCGCCACCTGGAGGTGATAGCCGACCACGCCCCCGATCTGGCGGTCGATGCCATCCTGGTGGACGAGCGCGCGGTCACCGGCGGCGCCTTCGGGCAGGCCGACCTGGCCGGGCTGGAGAAGGCCGCCGAGCGGATGGGCGCCGCACTGGTGCTCGACCGGGTCGCACACGGTGACGGTTCGCCGCGACACGACCCGGAGCTCTTGGCGGCTGCGTACGACCGGATTTTCCGGACACATGGAAGGATCGGCCCATGGCGATGA
- the rapZ gene encoding RNase adapter RapZ — MSSAGDAAPELVIISGMSGAGRSTAAKCLEDLGWFVVDNLPPALIPTMVDLGARSQGAVPRIGAVVDVRGRTFFDDLLTSLEELEKRGVRLRVVFLESSDDALVRRFESVRRPHPLQADGRIVDGIERERDLLRELRGEADLVIDTSNLNVHQLRAKLDAQFADHDEPQLRATVMSFGFKYGLPVDADLVVDCRFLPNPHWVPELRARTGTDPDVAEYVFKQSGAQEFLDGYTELLRIITEGYRREGKRYMTLAVGCTGGKHRSVAMSERLTKRLIADGVETVLVHRDMGRE; from the coding sequence GTGTCCAGTGCGGGCGACGCCGCCCCGGAGCTGGTGATCATCTCCGGCATGTCGGGGGCGGGCCGTAGCACCGCCGCGAAGTGCCTGGAGGACCTGGGCTGGTTCGTGGTGGACAACCTGCCGCCGGCCCTCATCCCGACCATGGTCGACCTCGGCGCCCGCTCCCAGGGCGCCGTGCCCAGGATCGGCGCCGTGGTGGACGTCCGGGGCCGGACGTTCTTCGACGACCTGTTGACCTCCCTGGAGGAGCTGGAGAAGCGCGGTGTCCGGCTCCGGGTGGTCTTCCTGGAATCCTCGGACGACGCCCTGGTGCGCCGCTTCGAGTCGGTCCGCCGCCCGCACCCGCTGCAGGCCGACGGCCGGATCGTGGACGGCATCGAGCGCGAGCGCGACCTGCTGCGCGAGCTGCGCGGCGAGGCCGACCTGGTGATCGACACCTCCAACCTCAACGTCCACCAGCTGCGCGCCAAGCTGGACGCCCAGTTCGCCGACCACGACGAGCCACAGCTGCGGGCCACCGTGATGTCCTTCGGCTTCAAGTACGGCCTGCCGGTCGACGCCGACCTGGTGGTCGACTGCCGGTTCCTGCCCAATCCGCACTGGGTCCCCGAGCTGCGGGCCCGCACCGGCACCGACCCCGACGTGGCCGAGTACGTCTTCAAGCAGTCGGGCGCCCAGGAGTTCCTGGACGGCTACACCGAGCTGTTGCGGATCATCACGGAGGGCTACCGTCGTGAGGGAAAGCGCTACATGACTCTTGCCGTAGGCTGCACCGGTGGCAAGCACCGCAGTGTCGCCATGTCGGAGCGGCTGACCAAGCGTCTGATCGCGGACGGTGTGGAGACGGTGCTCGTCCACCGCGACATGGGCAGGGAGTGA
- the uvrC gene encoding excinuclease ABC subunit UvrC: protein MADPSTYRPAPGEIPVSPGVYKFRDAHGRVIYVGKAKSLRPRLSSYFQEIANLHPRTATMVTTAASVEWTVVATEVEALQLEYSWIKEFDPRFNVKYRDDKSYPELAVTLNEEFPRVQVMRGAHKKGVRYFGPYGHAWAIRETVDLLLRVFPVRTCSNGVFKRARQVGRPCLLGYIGKCAAPCVGKVSAAEHQALAEEFCEFMAGRTGGFLRRLEQQMQEAAEEMEYERAARLRDDIGALRRAMEKNAVVLADGTDADLLALAEDELEAAVQIFHVRGGRVRGQRGWVTDKVEDVDTPALVEHALQQLYGSGTEPVPREVLVPALPEPAGPVREWLCGLRGGQVDLRVPQRGDKKDLMATVDRNAQQALALHKTKRAGDLTTRSRALQEIADALELDSVPLRIECFDISHLQGEDVVASMVVFEDGLARKSEYRRFQIKSFAGQDDVRSMHEVITRRFRRYLQEREQTGEWAVPEADDEGPAEPTGPTEENGRPRRFAYPPQLLVVDGGQPQVAAARRALDELGIDDVALCGLAKRLEEVWLPGQDDPVVLPRTSEGLYLLQRVRDEAHRFAIRYQRTKRSKRLTAGELDSVPGLGETRRQALLKHFGSLKRLRAATVDELCEVPGIGRRTAETVAAALSSRTPATFAVNTATGEIIDDSVETGRVDQGPVGAPQETP from the coding sequence ATGGCTGACCCGTCCACCTACCGTCCGGCGCCCGGCGAGATCCCGGTCTCACCCGGGGTGTACAAGTTCCGTGACGCGCACGGCCGGGTCATCTACGTCGGCAAGGCGAAGAGCCTGCGGCCCCGGCTGTCCTCCTACTTCCAGGAGATCGCCAACCTCCACCCGCGTACCGCGACCATGGTCACCACCGCCGCCTCGGTGGAGTGGACGGTGGTCGCCACCGAGGTCGAGGCGCTCCAGCTGGAGTACTCCTGGATCAAGGAGTTCGACCCCCGGTTCAACGTCAAGTACCGCGACGACAAGAGCTATCCGGAGCTCGCGGTCACGCTGAACGAGGAGTTCCCCCGCGTGCAGGTGATGCGCGGGGCGCACAAGAAGGGCGTGCGCTACTTCGGTCCGTACGGTCACGCCTGGGCGATCCGTGAGACGGTCGACCTGCTGCTGCGGGTCTTCCCGGTCCGTACCTGCTCCAACGGTGTCTTCAAGCGCGCCCGGCAGGTCGGCCGGCCCTGTCTGCTCGGCTACATCGGCAAGTGCGCCGCGCCCTGCGTCGGCAAGGTCTCGGCGGCCGAACACCAGGCGCTGGCCGAGGAGTTCTGCGAGTTCATGGCCGGCCGCACCGGCGGGTTCCTGCGCCGGCTGGAACAGCAGATGCAGGAGGCGGCCGAGGAGATGGAGTACGAGCGGGCGGCCCGCCTGCGCGACGACATCGGCGCGCTCAGGCGCGCGATGGAGAAGAACGCGGTGGTCCTCGCCGACGGCACCGACGCCGACCTGCTCGCCCTCGCCGAGGACGAGCTGGAGGCGGCCGTGCAGATCTTCCACGTCCGCGGCGGCCGGGTCCGCGGCCAGCGCGGCTGGGTCACCGACAAGGTCGAGGACGTCGACACCCCGGCCCTGGTCGAGCACGCCCTCCAGCAGCTGTACGGCTCCGGCACCGAGCCCGTCCCGCGCGAGGTCCTCGTCCCGGCGCTGCCCGAGCCGGCCGGGCCGGTCCGTGAGTGGCTGTGCGGCCTGCGCGGCGGCCAGGTGGACCTGCGGGTGCCGCAGCGCGGTGACAAGAAGGACCTGATGGCCACCGTCGACCGCAACGCCCAGCAGGCCCTGGCGCTGCACAAGACCAAGCGGGCGGGCGACCTCACCACCCGCAGCCGCGCCCTCCAGGAGATCGCCGACGCGCTGGAGCTGGACTCCGTCCCGCTGCGGATCGAGTGCTTCGACATCTCGCACCTGCAGGGCGAGGACGTGGTCGCCTCGATGGTGGTCTTCGAGGACGGCCTGGCCCGCAAGAGCGAGTACCGCCGCTTCCAGATCAAGAGCTTCGCCGGGCAGGACGACGTCCGCTCGATGCACGAGGTGATCACCCGCCGGTTCCGCCGCTACCTCCAGGAGCGCGAGCAGACCGGGGAGTGGGCCGTGCCCGAGGCCGACGACGAGGGCCCGGCCGAGCCCACCGGCCCGACCGAGGAGAACGGCCGCCCGCGCCGGTTCGCCTACCCGCCGCAGCTGCTGGTGGTCGACGGCGGCCAGCCGCAGGTCGCCGCGGCCCGGCGGGCCCTGGACGAGCTGGGCATCGACGACGTCGCGCTCTGCGGGCTGGCCAAGCGGCTGGAGGAGGTGTGGCTGCCCGGCCAGGACGACCCGGTGGTGCTGCCGCGCACCAGCGAGGGCCTCTATCTGCTCCAGCGGGTGCGCGACGAGGCGCACCGCTTCGCCATCCGCTACCAGCGCACCAAGCGGTCCAAGCGGCTCACGGCGGGGGAGCTGGACTCCGTCCCCGGCCTTGGAGAGACTCGCCGCCAGGCCCTGCTCAAGCACTTCGGTTCGCTGAAGCGGCTGCGCGCGGCCACCGTGGACGAGTTGTGCGAGGTCCCGGGCATCGGACGCCGCACCGCGGAGACTGTTGCGGCAGCGTTGTCCTCCCGTACACCTGCCACATTTGCGGTGAACACCGCCACCGGCGAGATCATTGACGACAGTGTGGAGACCGGCCGTGTCGATCAGGGCCCGGTCGGCGCACCCCAGGAGACGCCATGA
- a CDS encoding RNA polymerase-binding protein RbpA, protein MASGNAIRGSRVGAGPMGEAERGESAPRNRISFWCANRHETRPSFAAEAAIPDTWDCPRCGFPAGQDEENPPAPARNEPYKTHLAYVRERRTDADGEAILAEALAKLRGEI, encoded by the coding sequence GTGGCAAGTGGCAACGCCATCCGAGGCAGCAGAGTCGGCGCCGGCCCGATGGGCGAGGCGGAGCGCGGCGAGTCCGCCCCCCGCAACCGGATCTCCTTCTGGTGCGCGAACAGGCACGAGACGCGCCCCAGCTTCGCGGCCGAAGCGGCCATCCCGGACACCTGGGACTGTCCGCGTTGCGGCTTCCCCGCAGGCCAGGACGAGGAGAACCCCCCGGCCCCGGCCCGCAACGAGCCGTACAAGACCCATCTCGCCTACGTCCGCGAGCGTCGTACCGACGCCGACGGCGAGGCGATCCTCGCCGAGGCGCTGGCCAAGCTCCGGGGCGAGATCTGA
- the gap gene encoding type I glyceraldehyde-3-phosphate dehydrogenase, producing the protein MTIRVGINGFGRIGRNFFRAVRAQGADIEIVGVNDLTDTKTLAHLLKYDSILGTLQAEVSHTADSITVDGKTFKVIAERDPASLPWGDLGVDIVIESTGIFTKADQAKKHVTAGAKKVIISAPATDEDVTIVMGVNDDKYDAANHTVISNASCTTNCVAPLAKVLNENFGIVKGLMTTVHAFTNDQVTLDFPHKDLRRARAASLNIIPTSTGAAKATALVLPELKGKLDGTSLRVPVPTGSITDLVVTLEREVTVEEVNAAFQKASEGSLKGILEYTEDPIVSSDIVNSPFSTIFDSLMTMVQGNQVKVFGWYDNEWGYSNRLVNLTTLVGGQL; encoded by the coding sequence GTGACGATCCGGGTAGGCATCAACGGATTCGGCCGCATCGGCCGGAACTTCTTCCGTGCGGTTCGGGCCCAGGGCGCGGACATCGAAATCGTCGGTGTCAACGACCTGACCGACACCAAGACCCTGGCGCACCTGCTCAAGTACGACTCGATCCTGGGCACCCTGCAGGCCGAGGTGTCCCACACCGCCGACAGCATCACGGTCGACGGCAAGACCTTCAAGGTCATCGCCGAGCGCGACCCGGCCAGCCTGCCCTGGGGCGACCTGGGCGTGGACATCGTGATCGAGTCCACCGGTATCTTCACCAAGGCCGACCAGGCCAAGAAGCACGTCACGGCCGGTGCCAAGAAGGTCATCATCTCGGCGCCCGCCACCGACGAGGACGTCACCATCGTGATGGGCGTCAACGACGACAAGTACGACGCGGCGAACCACACCGTCATCTCCAACGCCTCCTGCACCACCAACTGCGTGGCGCCGCTGGCGAAGGTGCTGAACGAGAACTTCGGCATCGTCAAGGGTCTGATGACCACGGTGCACGCGTTCACCAACGACCAGGTCACGCTGGACTTCCCGCACAAGGACCTGCGTCGCGCCCGGGCCGCGTCGCTGAACATCATCCCGACCTCGACCGGTGCCGCCAAGGCCACCGCGCTGGTCCTGCCGGAGCTCAAGGGCAAGCTGGACGGCACCTCGCTGCGCGTCCCGGTCCCGACCGGTTCGATCACCGACCTGGTCGTCACCCTGGAGCGCGAGGTCACCGTCGAGGAGGTCAACGCGGCCTTCCAGAAGGCGTCCGAGGGCTCGCTCAAGGGCATCCTGGAGTACACCGAGGACCCGATCGTCTCCTCCGACATCGTGAACTCGCCGTTCTCCACGATCTTCGACTCCCTGATGACCATGGTCCAGGGCAACCAGGTCAAGGTCTTCGGCTGGTACGACAACGAGTGGGGCTACTCCAACCGCCTCGTCAACCTGACCACCCTCGTCGGCGGCCAGCTCTGA
- the tpiA gene encoding triose-phosphate isomerase, with the protein MTTRLPLMAGNWKMNLNHLEAIQHTQKLAFALADKDYEAVEVAVLVPFTDLRSVQTLVDGDKLKVKYGSQDISAHDSGAYTGEISGPMLAKLKCAYAAIGHSERRQYHGENETIVNAKVKAAYRNGITPILCVGEPLEIRKAGTHVAYTLTQLDGALDGVSATDAESIVVAYEPVWAIGTGEVATPEDAQEVCAAIRVRLAELYTAELADKVRVLYGGSVKSSSAAGLMAKPDVDGALIGGASLDADEFVKIVRYREQAVG; encoded by the coding sequence ATGACCACGCGTCTCCCGCTGATGGCGGGCAACTGGAAGATGAACCTCAACCACCTCGAGGCCATCCAGCACACCCAGAAGCTGGCGTTCGCGCTGGCCGACAAGGACTACGAGGCCGTCGAGGTCGCGGTCCTGGTCCCGTTCACCGACCTGCGCTCGGTGCAGACCCTGGTCGACGGCGACAAGCTGAAGGTCAAGTACGGCTCGCAGGACATCTCGGCGCACGACTCCGGTGCCTACACCGGCGAGATCTCCGGCCCGATGCTGGCCAAGCTCAAGTGCGCCTACGCGGCGATCGGCCACTCCGAGCGCCGGCAGTACCACGGCGAGAACGAGACGATCGTCAACGCCAAGGTGAAGGCGGCCTACCGCAACGGCATCACGCCGATCCTGTGCGTCGGCGAGCCGCTGGAGATCCGCAAGGCCGGCACCCACGTCGCGTACACGCTGACCCAGCTGGACGGCGCCCTCGACGGCGTGTCCGCCACGGACGCCGAGTCCATCGTGGTGGCGTACGAGCCGGTGTGGGCGATCGGCACCGGCGAGGTGGCGACCCCCGAGGACGCCCAGGAGGTCTGCGCCGCGATCCGGGTCCGGCTGGCCGAGCTGTACACCGCCGAGCTGGCCGACAAGGTCCGGGTGCTGTACGGCGGCTCGGTCAAGTCCTCCAGCGCGGCCGGCCTGATGGCCAAGCCGGACGTGGACGGTGCCCTGATCGGCGGTGCCTCCCTGGACGCCGACGAGTTCGTCAAGATCGTGCGGTACCGTGAGCAGGCAGTAGGCTAA